TGTCAGCGCTAAGCTCGGTGGGAAATGCGCTGCATTCCCAGAGACTGCTTCCAATAAAAGTCACCTTGTGTTTCACCAGTTGAAAACTTTTAATAGGAATtagcagctggaggagatgtTGAACGTTACCATAGTGAGTTAATTACACAATGCAACTCAATTTCATGGACATTGCTGAAAGGATGAACAGACTTCATGAAAATCCTTTCTAACTTTAAAATATAGGTGTGTTCAATATAGTGTTGTactgttatttttttccatgcaagaggaaaaaaggctTGCAGGATGAGTAACATACCATGTAGATGGCCTTTTTTCAATACGGTTTAGGACTTTCATAAGATACAAGATGTGTTAATAGCATGATATTGGCATTTTTATGGTTGTATAAATCGGTCTTAAATGCGGTTCAGCGTGTAAAAGGCGTTTAAAAGCCTCGTGACCTAAAATGTGGAAATATCCCTGTTTTCCTTAGAGCATAAAGAAGCTGTACTGTGAGGATGAAATGGCGGATAGTCTCATGCTGTGTGCTTCCACAGGGAACCTCAGCCACAGGAGTGAAGCGGGCCAAGGTGGAGAGCTGGGAGAAGAGTGTGGGGGTGCTGGGCGGTGGGGGGGCCTTAGGGTCCCTGGTGGTGCGAAAGAAACCAGCCGCGACTGTCACCAAACCCAGTCCAGTGGCGACCGCTGCTGCTCCCACATTAAAAACAGGTGACACATCTCTTTATGTTCCTGCTTATATGAAAGCCTTGTAACTTCTCTGAAAGACAAGAGTTcacttctttcatttatttcctcttcaAACGTTTGTCCTTGTCATTAATCAAATGTCTGCATATGACGTGGAATGCACAACCTTTATGTGCCttgttttacagtttcaaaGGCATCTACAGCTGACTCCAAGAGTGCCTCTCAGCCCGTTACCTCGCAGAATGGCTCGTCATCTCTCAGCCTGCTGGGGGCGTATTCAGACAGTGACAGCAATGACAGCGAATGAAAAGAAGATGCTCGGGATGGACTTTGATTTGAGTGACTGACACATAATAGTCTCTCCTCTGAAAACCTGTCCGTAAAGACGATGTAAAGATTAACAAGTCACTGCAGGAATTGTGTGGTCTGCTGTTGAAATCCAGTGACACAAAAATAATTCCTTCGCTGATCCACTGGTTTGTGGATCTGTTGTTACAGAGAATTTAACCCAGAAAAAAATGGtactgtttgatttttttgtggGGAATATTTGTCCTGGGAAAATATCAGGTGtatattttagtgtttattAAAATCTGTTAAATTCTTTGACATCTTTCAATCCCTCTCttttaatataaatgttaatTTAGGATCAGAATATTTAGTTcttatgtttttgttgatttttgccCTTTATATATATGAATTTATGTAGATCAGAGGAGCAAGGATACAAGGGGACTTTAATAATTCAGCTTTTATTTGGCCAgttcattttaatattcataGTTCAGAGAGATGAGGTGAATTTCCTGTGACAATGTTTGATACCTGTTTGAACTGGGAGATATACTGGTATTTCTGTAATATTGATACGAAGATCTTTATGGTCATTCTTGAACTGGAAAATACtctcaactcaaggtccacttgaTTGTCCTGGAGCTTTGATCATATTgctcagtcttcatcagcataACATTACAAATATTTCTAACCTGCCTcatattttcctcatttttctcaGTGTTCCTTACAATCCACCCCTGGTTTGGTGTTAATACTGTATGAAAGCACTAATATGAATGCCCTAAatgctgctgcttatttttttaAGGTGATGAGTCAAAACGTGGCATTTGAAATATGTCCCATCTTTGACTGCAAGAATTCTGTAATAATATATAAACGATGGCACTGTCCACATTAATGGAGCTACAGCTGTAAGACAAAGGATTATATCTGTGGATTTAGCAGCAGTATTAATGCCATATCTGAAGGTTTAATGTCGACCAACCAAAAATATGTCGGTACTCCCCTTTAAGCCAGCCCGCCGTGCCAGTGATTGTGAGTGTTGTGTCGGAGACGGTCTGCTCCACGGTCTGGTCTGGtccagctaacattagctgactGACCTGCTTGGCTCACAGGCTGGACGGATTTCACGGATGacaatgttttatgtttaagCCCGAACGCTGGATGGTAACCAGGAAGACATAACTGGAACGGGAAGCCGTCAATGCCAAGAAAGCGGGTGAGCTTAAAGAAGTAACGTTAGCAGTTAACGTCAGTTAACGGCTGAGACGCTTCGACGTTAGCTGGTATCCAGCTAACTTGGCTAACTTAGCTTTGGCATATTTACAGAGAGGTGACCATCAATTGTACGACTCGCATTACTTTAACCTTTGACTGTTTCAAAGGAATAACAGAACAGAACGAGTAGGTGGCAATTTATCTGTGTTCTGGTAGTTTTGAAGGAAATACTGTCCATAAtttattgttgtaaataagtgatTGGGTGAAACGCTCTTATTTACCCTCTAATGCTAACTAGCTATTGTCAATGGTTGCGGTGATTTGCTGACTTAGCAAGCTGGCTAGCGCTTACCTCTGTTCTCAGATCCCACTTTTCAGCTTCACTCTAACAATGTTAACCTTGCGTAGCAGGGAAAATTATTTCCACCGGACCTGTTGCTGGATGTGAACACCTTTCTCCTTCAGGGAACGGTCAATTCTTCGAGGGATTTTACAGCCCCAGCCAAGTTCATTTGGCTAACGTAAACAAAAACCTCATGGTGACTATTAGGCTGCTTTAATTACTTAAAAGACTTAGTAGGTCCAACTCAAGGCTACAGTTTTGCTATGTGGCTGTAAATTAGTTAATTTTTCCTCATTGATTCATATCTACCTACTGACGGCAACTTTATTTCTTGGAGTAAAAGTCAAGTTACTCTTTATTTAAGTTTGTTTTAATACTCCTAGTGTAAGACTTCATGACGGGTTGGGGTCATTTGTTATTACTTAAATGAGTGAAACATTGGAAATGACTAAATAACAAAATGGAATCTGGCTGACTTTCTTTTTCACTAATTACTTCATCACTTTGTCATCCTAAAGTATTGAAAGCAGTCTGTCTGCCGCTTCCTTCCCAGATCCATGGCAAAGTGGCTGAAGGACTACCTAAACTTTGGCACCAGGCGTGACCCTCCACAGCCCCCGAGGCCAGATTACAGCGAGAGTGAGATTTTGAGGGCCTACAGAGCTCAGAAGGAGCTAGATTTTGAGGATCCGTACCAGCACGCTGATAAGGAGCATCAGAATGGCGGCTTCAGCCCCTGTAGTGCCACAGTGAGCCTTCCCTCTTTCCCTGCATTTGGTTCAGTGCTGCCTAATGGCGTGGAGGTATGTGACGCATGTTTTTACAGCCATGTACATAATAACAGTTTGTCTTGTTGTGTAGCAGGTATGGTCACTTGCTAGAGAAGTGTACCCTTGGATAATACAGTCTTTTCTCTGTGATCTCACACTGACATCAAGTATTGAGGTGATTTTTGAGTCACCTTTAATCGTTTTGTTTACGTGTGGTATGTTCCAGGTGAAAGTGGTGTCTCCCAAGCACAGACTAATTAAAGTGGACTCTCAGGAGTTTGGCCGCTGTAAAGTCCCCCTGAGTCCTGTGACTGTTCAAGAGGAACCTGTAagagctgtttttatttctgttctgCCTCATTTTTCCCATGCATTTCCCACCTATGTTCTCCTTTGTCCTCTCTCATTCGCTCACTCATTTTCTTTCACACCACAGTTGTATTTGCAGCTCTCTCATTTGTGAGatgctctttgtttctctctccctaCCAAGGTGGTTCCCTCTGCCCCTGCAGCGTTGGACGCTGACACAGATTACTCTGATCCATTTGATGTGCGTCCAGACCCAAGAGGCAGACCAAACTGGGAGCCCAAATCTGCACcgacagactgctgcagctacATGGAGCCATTTGAGGCCCAGAGGATCATCTCAGGTTGGTCATATGTCTTTCTCTCACTAGGCAGTACATAAAGTTAACAGCTACGCTCAATTGCTGGCCCTTTGCCAGGCGTCAGAGTCAAAGCAAAGAATGGCACACTGGGACTAGAGGTAATCCTGTAAGTGCGACATTACATTAATGTTCACTGTGGACCACTTTACCTCTCTTCAGCAAGTTTAATGGCAAGGTGCCGTCTAGACTATGCTGACATCTGTATGCTTCTGGCAGCATACCAACAAAattaacttttcattttgacTGGAATCTGGAACGATATGAGTCAGCACCATTTGGCCAACAGCCAGCAGTTCTGCAAGACGCTGTTCCCCTTGATGGGAATTTAGGGTGGGTAGATGACTGGATATCACAAAAGAGATGGCAGACAAGACTCGAAAACACTTACCCAACAGATCTAATTTGACTTGGAAGGTACATCAGTGCTACAAATTGCCtccatattttcagttttaggCAAAGTCTCATTAAAAGTCACACTCTTTGCCTGCTTGTGACTTTTGTATATTGTGCAGAACTGCAGCACAGCATGATGACTAACAGATCTGGGAGTGGAGATGGTGGCCAGTTATATGATAACCCATATGAGGAGAGGACTCGTCACCACCACCGAGCCGCCCCACCCGCACAACAACAGATTCAGAGGGTTGAGGGTGGACTGGCCCAAATAGACAGCAGGGAGAGCAGGCTGCCTCAGGATGATGAGAGGCCGGCCGATGAATACGATCAGCCCTGGGAGTGGAAGAAGGACAACATCTCTAAAGCTCTAGCAGGTAAACAGGCCTtcactgtgtgttcatttcaaatgtgttttgaaagtgtgtttttaagatAACCTACTGCATCTTTCTGTCTGGCCACAGTTCAGTTTGAAGGGGCAGAAAGGGAGCGCTCGCGAGCTCAGACAGAGCAGACCAGGCTCACCAAGACGGGCACTACAGCGACCACAGCTGACTCAACCACGCTGCGTCTAGTTGGTgacactcctcctctcctgggAGAGAGAGTGGACCCATCTATGCCTCTAGAAAGACAAGTGTAAGTGGACGTCTGCAATGTTAGTGTTTCAGATGGTTTTCCTCATTTCAGTGGATAGCTGTGATCACCTTTCTTAGTAGAATACATCCAAACATTTAagattgttttattatttttttttttactgtactgtGAGTGACACTGCGAACATGTGGCAAGATGTTTGGGACAAATTGGATTTTAAAGATCGTTTTACAACTCTTCACTTGAGCATTCATAGGAAATGACTCTGCAGTCTAATGTTGATCGAAACAAAACTTCAGGTTTAATTTCTTTTTGGAATTTTTAATATttcctctggttgtgtctgATTATGTTTGTACCGGGGCTCTAGTCTGTTTAATTACAATGACTCCTAATGGCACATGGTGAAGTACAAGCACGTAACATGCAGGTGACTATCGTCTTCACTTACTCTTTACACACAGGCTTAGTTATTGAGCTTTTTCCTTTAAATTGACTGTAAGCGTTATTGAAATGACTGGAAGCTGACTTTTTGTGTTGTGCAATTGCAACATAGATGACAACACTGATTCAGACAGAATTCAGTCTTAGGTTT
This window of the Chaetodon auriga isolate fChaAug3 chromosome 14, fChaAug3.hap1, whole genome shotgun sequence genome carries:
- the LOC143332140 gene encoding SH2 domain-containing adapter protein F-like produces the protein MAKWLKDYLNFGTRRDPPQPPRPDYSESEILRAYRAQKELDFEDPYQHADKEHQNGGFSPCSATVSLPSFPAFGSVLPNGVEVKVVSPKHRLIKVDSQEFGRCKVPLSPVTVQEEPVVPSAPAALDADTDYSDPFDVRPDPRGRPNWEPKSAPTDCCSYMEPFEAQRIISELQHSMMTNRSGSGDGGQLYDNPYEERTRHHHRAAPPAQQQIQRVEGGLAQIDSRESRLPQDDERPADEYDQPWEWKKDNISKALAVQFEGAERERSRAQTEQTRLTKTGTTATTADSTTLRLVGDTPPLLGERVDPSMPLERQVWYHGTLSRSEAESLLTLCKESSYLVRNSQSCRNDYSLSLRSCKGFMHMKFTQSADGRYVLGENSPPFSTIPEVIHYYTTHKLPIRGAEHMSLLYPVIVQTL